In the Aliarcobacter cryaerophilus genome, one interval contains:
- a CDS encoding efflux RND transporter periplasmic adaptor subunit — translation MIKKSIMSLFVASIAFTNLNANEAPALPVQVFKAEKKDITTSKTYPTILKAVEQVDIIARVSGTLKEKNYTEGQFVKKGTLLYKIEPDTYLANLNSKKANFIKAKKDFDRAKSLIASKSISPQQFDDYTYQYESSKAALDEAQIQYNYTNVTSPIDGIAGIKKQDIGDLVGTTATNSTLVTITNTNPIHAEFSLPKEDMNKYISQIRENRAKINLLLGDKSFNGTIDFVAPVIDTNTDTLLVRAKIENPNNELIVGNFGQIEVSNLDLGDIFVVPENAILKTAQATVVIVVGDDNIAKPTPVVVGDLIKEGVVVKSGLKGGEKIIVSNIAKIRPNTKVQIVDKEK, via the coding sequence ATGATAAAAAAATCAATAATGTCACTTTTTGTGGCAAGTATAGCATTTACAAATCTAAATGCAAATGAAGCCCCTGCACTTCCAGTGCAAGTATTTAAAGCAGAAAAAAAAGATATTACTACAAGTAAAACTTATCCTACTATTTTGAAAGCTGTTGAGCAAGTAGATATTATTGCAAGAGTATCTGGGACTTTAAAAGAGAAAAACTATACAGAGGGGCAATTTGTAAAAAAAGGAACTCTTCTTTATAAAATTGAACCTGATACATATTTGGCAAATTTAAACTCGAAAAAAGCAAACTTTATAAAAGCAAAAAAAGATTTTGATAGAGCAAAATCTTTAATAGCTTCAAAATCTATTAGTCCTCAACAATTTGATGATTATACTTATCAATATGAGAGTTCAAAAGCTGCTTTAGATGAAGCACAAATTCAATATAACTACACAAATGTTACTAGCCCAATAGATGGAATTGCTGGAATCAAAAAACAAGATATTGGAGATTTAGTAGGAACAACTGCTACTAATTCTACGCTTGTAACTATTACAAACACAAATCCAATTCATGCTGAATTTTCTCTTCCAAAAGAGGATATGAATAAATATATAAGTCAAATTAGAGAAAACAGAGCAAAAATTAATTTACTATTAGGTGATAAATCATTTAATGGAACTATTGATTTTGTTGCTCCTGTAATTGATACAAATACTGATACACTTCTTGTAAGAGCAAAAATAGAAAATCCAAATAATGAATTAATTGTTGGAAATTTTGGACAAATTGAAGTTTCAAACCTTGATTTAGGAGATATTTTTGTAGTTCCTGAAAATGCTATTTTAAAAACAGCACAAGCAACAGTTGTAATTGTTGTAGGAGATGACAATATTGCAAAACCAACACCTGTTGTTGTTGGAGATTTAATTAAAGAGGGTGTTGTAGTAAA